Proteins from one Salaquimonas pukyongi genomic window:
- a CDS encoding ABC transporter ATP-binding protein — MPNEAQPAAEKPLTAAPMYEDESAFRVVQRIFSENFAIYRNSYVLAIICMVVVAGTTAFSAYIIKDVVNEVFDDKKLSAAYSIAGIILLVFFLKGMASFGQEVLLKRIANNMVARYQKRAFDHLLKLGVGFFSDTRSGFLVGQINRNISGVQNMLNTIITTFARDLLTLIALIFVMVWQDPLMSVGSLVVMPIAAYVISRYVKKVKQLSRKEVNVNAQVVSNMIETAQGISVVKAFTMEEQLKDNLSKLIEKAEKQANTIALVNARTKPLTETLGGFAIAGAVAFGGWRVIALDGNPGALLSFLAAAMLAYDPARRIASFRVQFEKSLVNARMLYELLDTPPRQSDKPGAKAIDISGGEIEFDHVTFSYDGIDTVLHDVSFTAKAGEVTALVGPSGGGKSTIINTILRFHDLEKGRILVDGQNIADVKVHGLRLKTSFVSQSPVLFEGTIADNIQYGRPGASLDEIVEAAKKAQAHDFISDMPEGYDTPVGEMGSNLSGGQKQRLSIARAILRDAPILLLDEATSALDNESEKAVQSALEGLMKGRTTIVIAHRLSTIRNADKIIVIDKGVIREEGKHRTLVRKPKGIYARLYRMGALDIDADDDTDSEVRTEAPARRKKAAAKTKAGASGKGAAAKDGKRT, encoded by the coding sequence GGCCGGGACAACGGCGTTCAGCGCCTACATCATCAAGGATGTGGTCAACGAGGTTTTCGACGACAAGAAACTGTCGGCCGCCTACTCCATTGCCGGCATCATTCTGCTGGTGTTCTTTCTCAAGGGCATGGCCAGCTTTGGCCAGGAAGTGCTCTTGAAGCGCATCGCCAACAACATGGTGGCCCGGTACCAAAAACGCGCCTTCGACCACCTGCTGAAGCTTGGCGTCGGATTTTTCTCCGATACGCGGTCCGGATTTCTTGTCGGCCAGATCAATCGCAACATCAGCGGTGTTCAGAACATGCTGAACACCATTATCACGACCTTTGCGCGGGATCTTTTAACCCTCATCGCGCTGATTTTTGTCATGGTCTGGCAGGATCCGCTGATGAGCGTGGGATCGCTGGTGGTGATGCCGATCGCCGCCTATGTCATCTCGCGATACGTCAAGAAGGTAAAACAGCTTTCCCGCAAGGAAGTGAACGTCAATGCCCAGGTTGTCTCCAACATGATCGAGACGGCGCAAGGCATCTCCGTCGTCAAGGCCTTCACGATGGAAGAGCAGCTTAAGGACAATCTCAGCAAGCTGATCGAGAAGGCCGAAAAACAGGCCAACACGATTGCCCTGGTCAATGCCCGCACCAAGCCGCTGACGGAAACCCTGGGCGGATTTGCCATTGCCGGCGCCGTGGCATTTGGCGGCTGGCGCGTTATCGCACTCGACGGCAATCCGGGCGCCCTGCTCTCGTTTCTCGCCGCCGCAATGCTGGCCTACGACCCGGCCAGGCGCATTGCTTCCTTCAGGGTGCAGTTCGAAAAATCCCTGGTCAATGCGCGCATGCTGTATGAGCTGCTCGACACGCCCCCGCGCCAGTCCGACAAACCGGGCGCCAAGGCGATAGACATTAGTGGCGGAGAGATCGAATTTGATCATGTCACCTTCTCCTATGACGGCATCGACACGGTACTGCACGATGTCTCCTTTACCGCCAAGGCCGGTGAGGTTACGGCGCTGGTCGGCCCTTCAGGGGGCGGCAAGTCGACCATCATCAACACCATTCTGCGGTTTCACGATCTTGAAAAAGGACGCATTCTCGTCGATGGCCAGAACATTGCCGATGTAAAGGTGCACGGGTTGCGGCTCAAGACATCCTTCGTGTCGCAAAGTCCGGTATTGTTTGAAGGCACGATTGCCGACAACATTCAGTATGGCCGGCCCGGCGCCAGCCTGGACGAGATTGTCGAAGCAGCAAAAAAGGCGCAGGCCCACGATTTCATTTCCGATATGCCGGAGGGCTATGACACGCCGGTGGGAGAGATGGGGTCCAATCTCTCGGGAGGCCAGAAACAACGCCTGTCCATTGCCCGCGCAATTTTGCGGGATGCTCCCATTCTGCTGCTCGATGAAGCGACCTCCGCCCTCGACAATGAATCGGAAAAAGCCGTCCAGTCGGCGCTGGAAGGGCTGATGAAAGGCCGCACCACAATCGTCATCGCGCACCGTCTTTCCACCATTCGAAATGCCGACAAGATCATTGTCATCGACAAGGGAGTAATCCGCGAGGAAGGCAAACACCGCACGCTGGTCAGAAAGCCCAAGGGTATCTATGCAAGGCTGTACCGCATGGGCGCGCTGGATATTGACGCCGATGACGATACAGACAGCGAGGTGCGCACAGAAGCGCCCGCAAGGCGGAAGAAAGCTGCCGCAAAGACAAAAGCCGGCGCGTCCGGAAAAGGGGCGGCGGCAAAAGACGGGAAACGCACATGA